In Spirobacillus cienkowskii, a genomic segment contains:
- a CDS encoding APC family permease: protein MQPRRTIGLVGITAASVGSMIGSSWLFAPLYAAQMAGPAAIISWLLAGFFFIFIVLVFAELSSMFSVNTGLTSYSFLTHGRFTGVITGWIYFLCFVTIPPIESLAVIQYASYYFPILVTKNSLNSNELSIYGYFATGCILFLIIHLNKFGTKLLSKANISTTAWKVLIPLIISLALLFNSKINLTETLQINTFAPYGWQGIMTSLSVGGIIFAFGGFQSGILLAGETLNPKRNIPIATIGAVIFVTFFYTIIQTAFIFAIPQSELSQGWKNLSFYGDLGPFLSLTLAAGLVFLSFMLYLDAIISPFGSALIMATASSRVMYSLGKTQAAPPFVSHLNKYGSPERSVWICFFVGLILIFPFPGWKEMVKFLTSSYLVALSIAPISLVVLREKFPEAKRKFLLPFYKVISIIAFCVCGLMTHWIGFKVLLQLSIILTFVAFIYALVSYKKSKKIFKKQQFKNASWIGIFIFGFTMINYFSKFHNELNTLSILQSNSIAVVFSICVFFLGCKLSLDKNTVIKNAKSIIN from the coding sequence ATGCAACCAAGAAGAACTATTGGATTAGTTGGTATCACTGCCGCTTCTGTTGGCAGTATGATTGGCTCAAGCTGGCTTTTTGCACCATTGTACGCAGCACAAATGGCCGGCCCTGCAGCAATAATTTCTTGGCTGCTTGCAGGTTTTTTTTTCATATTTATTGTTTTGGTCTTTGCAGAACTTTCTTCAATGTTTTCTGTTAACACAGGATTAACGAGTTATTCTTTTTTAACTCATGGTAGATTTACGGGAGTTATTACGGGTTGGATTTATTTTTTATGCTTTGTTACAATTCCTCCAATAGAGTCATTGGCTGTGATTCAGTATGCAAGTTATTATTTTCCAATTTTAGTTACTAAAAATAGTTTAAATAGCAATGAATTATCAATTTATGGCTATTTCGCAACTGGCTGTATTTTATTTTTAATCATACATTTAAATAAATTTGGCACAAAATTACTTAGTAAAGCAAATATTTCAACCACTGCTTGGAAAGTATTAATTCCTCTCATTATTTCTTTAGCTTTACTGTTTAATTCAAAAATTAATTTAACAGAAACTCTTCAAATTAACACATTTGCTCCGTATGGTTGGCAAGGGATCATGACAAGCTTATCTGTAGGTGGAATTATTTTTGCATTTGGCGGCTTTCAATCAGGAATTTTACTCGCTGGCGAAACTTTAAATCCTAAAAGAAATATTCCAATTGCTACAATAGGGGCCGTTATTTTTGTAACTTTTTTTTACACAATCATTCAAACTGCATTTATTTTTGCAATTCCACAATCTGAGCTTTCCCAAGGTTGGAAAAATTTAAGTTTTTATGGCGACTTAGGACCATTTTTGAGTCTTACTCTTGCAGCAGGTCTTGTTTTTTTAAGTTTTATGCTTTACTTAGACGCAATTATTTCTCCCTTTGGATCAGCCCTCATTATGGCGACGGCATCATCAAGAGTGATGTATTCACTTGGAAAAACTCAAGCAGCACCTCCCTTTGTTTCGCATCTCAACAAATATGGAAGCCCAGAACGATCTGTATGGATCTGTTTTTTTGTAGGGCTTATATTAATTTTTCCTTTTCCAGGGTGGAAAGAAATGGTAAAATTTTTAACCTCTTCGTATTTGGTAGCTCTGTCTATTGCCCCTATTTCTCTGGTTGTGCTTCGCGAAAAATTTCCTGAAGCAAAACGAAAATTTTTGCTACCTTTTTATAAAGTTATTTCAATCATTGCATTTTGTGTTTGCGGTTTGATGACGCATTGGATTGGATTTAAAGTTTTATTACAGTTAAGTATTATTTTAACTTTTGTTGCCTTTATTTATGCCTTAGTTTCTTACAAAAAAAGTAAAAAAATATTTAAAAAACAACAATTCAAAAATGCTTCTTGGATAGGAATATTTATTTTTGGATTTACAATGATCAATTATTTTTCTAAATTTCATAACGAATTAAATACGCTTAGCATTTTGCAAAGTAACTCAATCGCAGTTGTCTTTAGCATTTGCGTATTTTTCTTAGGATGTAAACTCTCACTCGATAAAAACACTGTGATTAAAAATGCCAAAAGTATTATTAATTAA